The segment AGAGCTTGAAGAGGTCATTGGCATTGGCATAGATCACCAGAGCTATCAGGAGCAGCATCCCCACCATCTGCGCTCGTATCAGCACTTCGTCCTTTACCTTGCGCCCTGTGATCATCTCCCAGATGACGAAGAGCAGGTGCCCCCCGTCCAGTCCCGGTATGGGGATGATATTCATAAAGGCAAAAATGATCGAGAGGAGAGCGCATATTTGCCAGAAGGTGAACCAGTCCCACTGTGCGGGGAAGAGCTTGCCCATCGAGACCAAGCCCCCTAAGGAAGAGGCGCCCTCTGGGGTGAAGACATACTTCATATCTTGCGCATAGCCCGAGAGGGTGCCTATCCCTTTGTGCCACCCCACGACAAAGCTCTGTGGCAATGAATAGTGCACCTGTTGCACCTCGTAAATGTCTTGCAGCGGACGGAGCATCACTCCGATTACACCCGTCGTATCGGGACGTATCGCTAGCTGCACCGTATCTCCGCCACGAAGCCACTCAGAGCTAATCCATTCACCCGCATGGGTGTAGAAGTAGCGACGCCCACTAGGTAGGTGAGGCATCGGGATACTGTCCAGTGCAAGCAGTTTGTCGCCACGCAGTACCCCCGCCTCAGCAGCTGCACTACCTGGCACGATACTGTCCGCGATAAAGGGTACCTGCATCGTCATCAGGCCCTCATTGCCTCGCAAGATACGCTGCATCATATCGTCAGGTATCACTATATCGATCAGCTCACCATCGCGCTGCACGGTCACCACCTTCGCCTCGATCACCGCACGCATGAAGTCAGCACGCAGCACATCCCGCTCCTTGCCGTCGATAGACCATATAATGTCTCCATCGTGAAAGCCCACCTCCTGAGCCGCAGGGCTAAAGATCATCCCCGCCGTGACCGACCGTGAAGACATCTCCACATCGCCCCAGTGGTACGATATGCCCGCATAGATGAGGAGAGCCAGGACAAAGTTAAAGAGCACCCCACCGATCAGAATGAAAAAGCGTTGCCATGCGGGCTTACTACGAAATTCATCGCCACGCATAGGCTCCTTGATCT is part of the Porphyromonas asaccharolytica DSM 20707 genome and harbors:
- the rseP gene encoding RIP metalloprotease RseP, which produces MGIDTIALMSTLMRIGQLLLALSLLVFIHELGHFLFARLFGVRVDKFYLFFDVKGKALWRYRPKGSETEYGIGWLPLGGYCKIHGMIDESLDTEQIKEPMRGDEFRSKPAWQRFFILIGGVLFNFVLALLIYAGISYHWGDVEMSSRSVTAGMIFSPAAQEVGFHDGDIIWSIDGKERDVLRADFMRAVIEAKVVTVQRDGELIDIVIPDDMMQRILRGNEGLMTMQVPFIADSIVPGSAAAEAGVLRGDKLLALDSIPMPHLPSGRRYFYTHAGEWISSEWLRGGDTVQLAIRPDTTGVIGVMLRPLQDIYEVQQVHYSLPQSFVVGWHKGIGTLSGYAQDMKYVFTPEGASSLGGLVSMGKLFPAQWDWFTFWQICALLSIIFAFMNIIPIPGLDGGHLLFVIWEMITGRKVKDEVLIRAQMVGMLLLIALVIYANANDLFKLF